A segment of the Methanothermococcus thermolithotrophicus DSM 2095 genome:
AAATCCATTATATTTTATAGTACCTATTTATTTTTTATTTTTAATAGCTACAATATGGTCCCGCTTGTATTTAAAAAAGCATACTCTTTTACAGGTTGTTTTGGGAACATTCTTTGGTTTTTTGATAAATTTGTGGTTTGTTTAATATTTAATTATAGTCATTCTATAAACTTAGGCACTATGGTATTAAAAAAATCCAACTGAAAAGACACTACCGAGCGAAGCGAGGTAGTGTATTGATTTTGGATCCAACCTTTTTAAAGGTTGGAGATATACTATAACAAAAAGAAAAAAATAAAAAATTATTCCTTAAATTTTTCACATGCGTCCTCAGCAACAATTGCCAAAGGATCTACCACCATTGAAACAGGAGGGGCATAACAAAACTCCATATTTGCGAGCTCTTCACATGTGGTTTCTTTTAATATAGCTATTGAAACTGCATCCACTCTTTCAGCTACTCTTTCCCCACCAATTATTTGGCAGCCAATAATTTTTTTATTTTTATCGCAAATTAATTTAATTTCAATAGTTTTTCCGCCAGGATAGTATCTGGCCCTTGTTAAAGCTTTAGCTCTTCCCACTATTGTTTCAATTCCATTTTGGTTTGCTGAAATTTCGGTATTTCCAGTTCCTCCAATTTCCAAGTCTCCTATTTTTGAAACCATTGCATTTAAAACTGGAGGGAACTCGGATTCTATTCCTACTATGTTTTTACCTGCGACTTTACCTTGTCTGACTGCAGTTGTTCCGAATGGAGACATTGTGTTTTGTTTTGTTACAAAATCAATAACTTCTACACAATCTCCTACTGCATATATGTTTGGTATTGAGGTCTGCATTTTTTCATTAACCTTTATTGCCCATTTTCCTATTTCACAGCCTGCTTTTTTGGCGAGCTCTATATTTGGCCTTACTCCTGTTGCCATGATAACCAAGTCAGCGTCCATTAATTCCCCATCTATAACTACACCTTCAACTTTTTCTTTCCCAACTATCTTTCCAACTGGTTTACCCATTAT
Coding sequences within it:
- a CDS encoding FAD-dependent oxidoreductase; translation: MRTVIIGSGAGGLTTASTIRKYDKEMEIVVITKEKYIAYSPCAIPYVIGGEIESFENIVMHTPEEYKTNRNIDVITEAEVLDVNSEENKLKYALNGEEKELEYDYLVIATGGTPFIPPIEGATLDGVFKVRTIEDGMKIKDWIKNCKKAIVAGAGAIGLEMAYGLKEKGLDVTVVEMAPQIFPRGLDPDMAEKVMKYLENEGIKFIMGKPVGKIVGKEKVEGVVIDGELMDADLVIMATGVRPNIELAKKAGCEIGKWAIKVNEKMQTSIPNIYAVGDCVEVIDFVTKQNTMSPFGTTAVRQGKVAGKNIVGIESEFPPVLNAMVSKIGDLEIGGTGNTEISANQNGIETIVGRAKALTRARYYPGGKTIEIKLICDKNKKIIGCQIIGGERVAERVDAVSIAILKETTCEELANMEFCYAPPVSMVVDPLAIVAEDACEKFKE